AAATTTACAACACTTATGAAGGATTCTGTTTGATTTTAATTTTTCCTTCCTGTTATAATAACTTAAGATCAAAAAATAAAATTATGCGAGGTAGTAGTAAATGCAATTTGAAGACTTTGTAGGTCAAAAAGATATAATTTCTGTGCTTAAAAAAAAATTAGCCGAAGATAGAATTGGACATGCAATTCTTTTTTGTGGACCTAATGGTCAGGGTAAAAGAACCCTGGCACTGTTATTTGCCAAGGCAATTTTGTGCCTTGAGCAAGAAGGCTCTAAAAAAGATGGTTTTTGTGGAGAGTGTATATCCTGCAAAAAAGTTGACAAGTTTATACATCCTGATTTATTATTTATAGCTCCACAGGGCAAAAGTATAAAAATTGAACAAGTAAGAGAGCTTAAAAAAGAGCTACTTTTCAAGCCAGGTGAAGGTGATAAGAAAATTTTTATAATGGAAGATGTCCATGCTATGTCTAACGAAGCTGCTAACAGTATGTTGAATATATTAGAAGAGCCTCCTGAATACGTAGTATCAGTTTTATTGACTTCTAATCTTTCGATGCTGCTTCCTACAATCTTGTCTCGCTGTGAAATATATAAGTTTTCACCGGTACCTCCAAAAGATATGTATGAATACTTCAAAGGTAATATTAACTATAATGTTAATCATATTGAAAATGACATCAATAAAGCTGTGGCTTTGTCCGGTGGACGTCTAGCAAAGGCAAAGATGTTTCTAGAAAATGATTTATATAAGAATCAGGAAAGAGAAATTATAGAAGCTTTTGAAACTTTTTTAGACAAAAAAAATAGATTAGCTTTGTTTGAATGGGCTGAAAAATTGGCAGAGAAGACAGATGAAGAGCTAGACATGTTTTTTGAAATATTTACTCTTTTTTGAGAGATATATTTATATTCAAAATTGCTCAGAATGAAGAGTTATTATATGGTTTTGACAATATCAAGGAGTATTCTGAATACTTTTCAATTGAAGACATTGAACTAATTATAACAAAAATAGAAAAAGCCAAGCAGTATTTATCTTCAAATGTTAATCGACTTTTAACGTTTGAAGGGATGTTACTTGAAATCAAGGAGGTTATTAATAATGAATGATAGATACCTGGTAGTTGGCGTTAGGTTTAAAAGAGCTGGGAAAATATATTATTTTTCACCGGAAGATATAGAAGAAGAGTTGAAATCGGGAAACTATGTAATTGTTGAGACTTCTAGAGGGTTAGAATTTGGGGAGATAGTTATACCTCCAAGGGAATTGCCAGAAGAAGAACTTGTTTTTCCGTTGAAAAAAGTCATTAGGAAAGCTACGCCTGAAGATGAGGCTCAAATGCAGGAAAACAAAAGAAAAGAAGATGAAGCTTTTGATACTTGCTTAGAGAAAATAGAAGAGCACAAGCTTGATATGAAGCTTGTAGATGTAGAATATAATTTTGATAACAGTAAAGTTATTTTTTATTTTACTGCTGATGGGAGAATAGATTTTAGAGAACTTGTTAAAGACTTGGCTTCGATATTTAAAACAAGGATAGAGCTTAGGCAGATAGGAGTTAGAGATGAAGCAAAAATCTTAGGAGGCTTAGGTCCTTGTGGTAGACCTCTTTGTTGTGCTTCTTTTTTGGGTGAATTTGAGCCGGTTTCAATTAAAATGGCTAAAGAACAGAACCTTTCATTAAATCCGGCAAAAATATCGGGTATTTGTGGCAGGCTAATGTGTTGTTTGAAATATGAATCAGAAACTTATGAAATGGCAAAAGAGGATTTTCCTGGTGAAGGTGCTAAAGTTTCTACCATGGATGGGCAGGGAGAAGTTGTTGGTGTTAATATAATTAAAGGAACAGTGCATGTGGAAATGAACGACACACATAAATTGAATGAGTATGAATTAGATGATTTAGAAATTATTGAAGATGCACCAAAAGAACAGATTGATGATGAAGATTTGGAAAAAGATATAATAGAAGATGATGACTTGACCTGAGAATGATAGCTAGATAATTTCTTTAAGAATTGTTTGAGCAGAGTCCATACCATGACCTCCGATAAGTAATATAATGTCATTTTTATTTGCTAATCTAACTGCTTTTTTGAGTGCTGGCTTTAGCTCTTCTTTGACATTAATATTAAGATTCGTGTCATTAGTTCTATTTAAAGAATTATAAAATGTGTCAAATTCAGCTTTAGATATGGAGTTTTGCTGCTCTTCTAGATCTTTATACTTTGTAATAATAAGTTCCTTTAAAGGTATGTCTTTTAGTTCTTGAGAGAGGGTTTTAGCATTTTGTAAATTGATTTTAACACCTCGCCCTCCTCTGACTCCAAATACCAGAATTAGTGAATTAAATGGCAGCTGTTTAACGGTATTTATTACAGCTTTTATACTTGCAGGATTATGAGCGAAATCATCAATTACTGTAAAATTATTTTTGTGAACTACCTGAAATCTTCTAAATAGACCTTTGAATTCAGGTAGGTAATTAGCTATATCTTCTAACTTTACACCTAATAATGCAGAACATATTATAGCCAGTGCAGCATTATAAACATTATGCTTCCCTGGAAGTGGTATACTGATAGGTGTTTTGCCCGGTGAAATAATTTCGTTGTTTAAAGTTGGTATTTCTTCGTTGATTTGTAAGTCAAACTCTGATTTTTGGTTTAGTAGCTTTAGGTTTGATATTTTGATCATAGAATGGTCATAATCAAGAGAGTACGTTATTATATTTGCCCTGGTGCGATTACAAAACTCAAGTACTATCGGATCATCTACATTAAAGATTGCATAGCTATCTGGTTTTAATAATTTAAAAAGATTAGCTTTTGAAAGAAAATAATCCCTGTAATTTGGGTGATAATCAAGATGATCGACAGAAAAATTAGTAATACCTGCTATGTCAAAGTCAATTTCATTAACTCTTTTTTCTTTTAAACTATGTGAAGAAACTTCCATAGTTACATAATCTATATTATCTTTATACATATTATACAAACTCTCTTGCAACTCGGGGGCCGTAGGGGTGGTTAAAGAAGAATTAACCTTTTTATCTTTGAATTTATTATAAACGGTTCCAAGTAAGCCAGAACTTTTATTATCACAGTTTAACAAATAATCTATTAAAAAAGTAGAGGAAGTTTTGCCATTTGTACCGGTAATACCTGTGACAAACATTTTATTACTTGGATACTCATATAAAGCGGCGGATGCTTTTGCCAATGCCTTTCTTCCATCTTTGACTTTTAGATATGGGACCTGTGAATCTTTTAGTTCGTTTTTTTGTTTTTCTGTGATTATTGCTTTTGCACCGTTTTCAATTGCTTGATTTATGTATTTATGGCCGTCTTCATTTATACCTTTATAAGCAACAAACAGATCGCCGTTTTTAACTTTTCTAGAATCATTAGTTATACCCGTTATAGTAACTTCTTTGTCTAGATCTCCTATTTCATCAATATCTGGACCTAATGTTTTTAATAAGCTAGTTATTGAAGTTGGAGTTTTGGCAAGACTATTCTTGTAGCTCATAATTATATCTCCTTTTATTTTTTTAAAAGTTCTAATTTTAGTTTTGAAAAGTTACTGGCTATTTATGATGACAGCTATAAGAAAAGGAGGTAAAATATTGAAAAATGAAAAAGGGGAACTGTTTATTTGTCCAACTCCAATAGGAAATATGAAGGACATTACAGATAGAATAAAGGAAACTTTAAAGTATGTGGATTTGATTGCCTGTGAAGATACAAGAAATGGCCAAAAATTGTTAAATCAGCTTGGTATCAAGAATAACTTGGTCAGTTATCATAAATTCAATCAGGAGAAAAAAGGGCTGGAATTAATAAAAAAATTAGAGTCAGGGGAAAACATAGCTTTGATCTCAGACGGTGGAACTCCTGTTATCTCAGACCCCGGAAGCTACTTAATAGCTGAAGCTGTAAACAAAGATATAAAAATCAAGTCACTTCCAGGTCCTTCTGCACTTATTACAGCTCTAGCTGCTTCTGGGCTAGAAGCAGACCGGTTTTATTTCCTCGGTTTTTTGCCCAAAAAAGGAGCGGATAGGCAAAAATACGTGCTAGACATATTGAACTCTGATTGTACTATTGTGTTTTATGAAAGCCCAAATAGAATTTATAAAACTTTGAAGGAGATAGCCCCAAAATGTCAAAGTCGAAGAATTATCATAGCTAGAGAGATTTCTAAAATTTATGAAGAGTATATAAGAGGACTTGGAGAGGAAATATTAAATCACCTGGCAGAAAAAAATATTAAGGGAGAATTAACAGTTATAATTGAGGGCAAAGGAGTTAATGAGAAGAACGTAAATGAAATGAACGATGAAGAGATTAAAGAGTATCTAAAAAAACTAATTGATCAAGGCTTTACAAAGAAAGATGCTGTTAAATCAGTAGTAGAAGTAAGTGGAGCCTCTAAAAGAAAAATATATGACGTTGCATTAAAAATTTAATAAAAACAAATAAGGGTTGTCCCAAAATAGGAACAACCCCTCGCTTCTGGGTTTAAGGATTAAGAAGCAGAATTTAAGTTGTCAATACATTCTTTACATACGATCTTGTTTTTGTAATTGGTAACGCTGTCAGCATTTCCACAAAAGATACATGCTGGTTCATACTTTTGGAGAATGATCTGCTCACCATTTACATAGATTTCTAGGGCGTCTTTTTCTTCGATACCAAGATTTCTTCTTAGCTCGATAGGTATAACTACCCTTCCTAATTCATCAACTTTTCTGACCAGTCCTGTAGATTTCAAGACGACTCCTCCCTCCTTAATAAATTTAGACATCTTTCGACAACCTATCCATAGTATACCAAAAAATTATTGAAAAATAAAGAAGTGTTGTATAATTTAGTAATACATACTAAAAAATAGAAAGAAAGCCTATTATAATGGGGTTTAATGGGCATTTTAATTTTCTTGACAGGTGTATATGTTTATTATAATCTTTTATAAGAAGTTTTAGATGGGTGTTTTTTTCGAACCTTCGCCCAATTTTTGATACAATAATACGGGTGGAAGGCTTTTTTAAATTCAATTAAGAGGAGGGATACAAATGACCGAAAAAGGTACGTTTTATATATCTACACCGATATATTATCCAAGTGGGAAATTACATATTGGCCATTCCTATACCACTGTTGCAGCAGACTGCATGGCCAGGTTTAAACGAATGATGGGCTATGACGTGATGTTTCTTACAGGTACTGACGAACATGGCCAAAAGATTGAGAGAAGGGCAAAGGACGACGGGAAAGAACCACAGGAGTTTGTTGATGAAATTGTTGATTGGATTAAAGACTTATGGGGTGTTTTAGATATAGAATATGACGACTTTATTAGGACAACACAGGAGAGGCACAAAAAAATTGTTCAAAAAATATTTCAAAAATTTTACGAGCAGGGAGACGTCTACAAAGATAAATATGAAGGCTGGTATTGTACTCCCTGTGAGTCTTTTTGGCTTGAAAGGCAGCTTGAAACAGGAAATGTATGTCCTGACTGCAGTAGGCCTGTAGAATGGGTTAAAGAAGAGAGTTATTTTTTCAAAATGAGCAAATATGCGGATAGATTACTTGAACATATCGAAAAAAATCCAGATTTTATCCAGCCGCCGGAAAGAAAAAATGAAATGGTTAATAACTTTTTAAAGCCGGGCCTGCAGGACCTCTGTGTTTCTAGAACAACTTTTAAGTGGGGAATACCTGTACCTATGGATCCTGACCATGTGATTTATGTTTGGCTCGATGCTTTGACCAACTATATTACAGCCCTCGGTTATTTGTCAGAAGATGATTCAAGATTTGAAAAATACTGGCCCTGCAATGTCCATCTGGTAGGAAAAGAAATAGTCAGATTTCATACAATATACTGGCCGATATTTTTGATGGCTTTTGGTCTGCCTCTTCCAAAACAGGTTTTTGGGCATGGTTGGCTTTTACTAGAAGATGGGAAAATAAGCAAATCAAAAGGTAATGTAATTGACCCTAAAGTTTTGTCTGAAAAATATGGCTCTGATGCTGTTAGGTTTTATCTTTTAAGAGAAATTCCTTTTGGTTCGGACGGAGTGTTTACTCCTGAATCTTTAATTGAACGAATGAACTATGATTTAGCTAATGACCTGGGTAATCTGCTTAATAGAACTGTAGCCATGGTTGATAAATATTTTGACGGTGAAATCCCTGAACCAGACAAATCTGCAGAAGAAGTTGATGAAGATTTGAGAAGTTTAGCAATTAAGACTCCAGAAGAAATGGTAGGATATATGAATGACCTAAAATTTTCAGATGCTTTGGAACATTTATGGAAGTTAATACGTCGTACTAACAAATATATAGATGAAACAAGGCCCTGGATTTTAGGCAAAGAGTGTAAAGATGATGAAAATAAAAAGAATAGATTGGGGACGGTTCTCTATAACCTATCAGAAAGTCTGAGAATAATTAGTATTATGCTTTGGCCCTTTATGCCAAAAACTCCAGGCGAAATTTGGGAACAACTTGGAATAGAAGATGAAAATATTCTAAAGTTTGATAGTGTAAAAGAGTGGGGACATTTGAAACCTGGACAAAAGGTTAAAAAAGATAAACCTCTATTTCCAAGATTAGAAATAGAAGAAGAGCTTGAAAAGCTTTCTGAAAAAGAGGACCAATCGGAAAAAACCAATAAAGATGCAAAAACTGAAGGGCCGTCCCACGCTGATTATGCTCTTAAAGATGAAACTGTCAAAATAGATGATTTTGCAAAGCTAGATATAAGGGTAGCTGAAATAATAAATGCAGAACCTGTTAAAGGCGCTGATAAGCTTTTGAAATTAGAAGTTGATTTAGGATTTGAAAAAAGACAGGTAGTAGCAGGAATAGCTAAAAAATATTCGCCTCAGGATATTGTAGGCAAAAAAACACTTATGATTGTTAACCTTAAGCCAACAAAGATAAAAGGTGTAAAATCTGAAGGGATGATTCTTGCTGCTTCAGATATAAAAGGAGATAAAGACGAAGTGGTTTTAACATCTTTGGATGATGTGGATATAACAAAAGGCAGTAAGGTGGAGTGATGAAAAAATGACATATTTAATTGATACTCATGCTCACTTAGATGATAATAGATTATCAAAAAACGTAGATTCATTAATTTCAGAAGCCAAAAAAAAAGGTGTGAATAGAATAATCAATATAGGCATAAGCATAGAATCATCAAAGAAAACAATTGAACTTGCAAAAAAATATGATGATATTTATGCAGCTGTTGGAATTCACCCTCATGATGCCAAAAATGCTCCAGAAGGTTATATAGATAGTTTAGAAAAAATGAGCCAAGAAGAAAAAGTGGTAGCTATAGGGGAGATGGGTTTGGATTATTTTAAAAACATTTCCCCTAAAGATACTCAAATAAAGGTTTTCAAAGAACAGCTGTCTCTTGCTAAAGAACTAAATATGCCTGTAGTGATTCATGATAGGGATGCCCATCAGGATATGATAAACATACTTAAGGATTTCAATGGTATAAAAGGTGTGTTTCACTGTTTTAGCGGCGACTGGAGTGTAGCATCTGAGTTACTAAAAATGGGCTATTATGTTTCCTTTACCGGTACTATTACCTTTAAAAAAGCTGAAAAACTAAGAGAAGTGGTTCGCCGTGCTCCTATGGATAGAATTATGGTCGAAACAGACTGTCCATATCTTGCCCCAGAACCTTTTAGGGGTAAGTTAAACCAGCCGGCTTATGCCAGGTTAGTTGGAGAAGCAGTTGCTGAAGAAAAAGACCTTCACCTGGACAAAGTAGCTGAAATAACTACACAAAATGCTATAAACTTTTTTGATGGGTTATCATAGATATAATTAAAAGCTTAGTGCTTGGAGGTAAATATAAAAATGATAAAAAACCATATAAGCTTTAACCTGGCATTAGTTTTATTATTTATGATTTTGTTTGGTAGTCTAGGATTTGTAGTAGCTGCTGAAATGACATATGACAAACTAGAAGTTGATGTATATATAAATGGTTTTAAGGAAGAAAAAATTCATGTCTCAAATGATTTAACAAAAAAAGAAATTTTGGAAGAAGCTGATATAATAATTGAAAGAGAAGACCGTGTGGTTAAAGAGCATGATGAAGAAGAGGGTTATGCGAAAATTACAGTGGATCAATTTAGGCAAGAAACAATAGAATCTATTGAACCTTTACCATATGAAGTAGAAAAAAAGGAAACTTCCGAATTAAAAAAAGGGGAAGAAAAAGTTGTAGAAAAAGGAAGAGATGGGTATTTAATAGAGAAAGTAGAGCTGTCATATCTAGGTGAAAAATTAACCGATAAAGAGATCTTAGATACAAAAGAGGTAGCACCTGATCCAAAAATTATAAAGGTCGGTACGACAGAAGAACCGGAAACTGAAATAATTGAACAGGGAACGGCTTCCTGGTATGGAAGCAAGTTTCATGGCAGAAGGACTTCTAGTGGGGAAACTTATAACATGAATGATCTTACCGCGGCTCATCCAGAGCTTGCTTTTGGAAGTGAAGTTAAAGTGGTAAGTGTAGCTACAGGAAAAAGCGTTACTGTGCGAATTAATGATAGGGGGCCTCATATTGGAGGCAGGATTATTGACCTATCAAAAAGAGCTGCAGAAGAAATAGGTCTAAGATCAAGAGGACTTGGGGAAGTTAAAGTAAAACGAATAAATAATTGAATCTACTGCAAAAAGCCTATATAAAACTTTGTTCAATATGACTTTTTGCAGTAAAATACATTAATCCGGCGAGATATTACTGAAAGGAAGATTAGATGAAGCTAACTTCTCCTAAAAAAGTTAAAGAACTGATTAACACGTACGATTTGAGAGTCAAGAAAAATTATGGGCAAAACTTTATCATTGATGAAAATATATTAAATAAAATTATTAAATCAGCTGATTTGAATGAGGAAGATACAATTCTCGAAATAGGTCCCGGGATTGGTACTTTGACAGAAGCTCTTGCAAGGAAAGTGAACAATGTAATAGCAATTGAAATAGATAAGAATATCATTTATATTTTGAGAGATACTATACTTAAAGAGTATAATAATGTAACTTTAATTGAAGCGGATGCTTTGAAAATTAACATCAAAGATCAATTTGAAAACATTTATGATAATGTGCCTGGTGAAA
The Natranaerofaba carboxydovora genome window above contains:
- the rsmI gene encoding 16S rRNA (cytidine(1402)-2'-O)-methyltransferase; the encoded protein is MKNEKGELFICPTPIGNMKDITDRIKETLKYVDLIACEDTRNGQKLLNQLGIKNNLVSYHKFNQEKKGLELIKKLESGENIALISDGGTPVISDPGSYLIAEAVNKDIKIKSLPGPSALITALAASGLEADRFYFLGFLPKKGADRQKYVLDILNSDCTIVFYESPNRIYKTLKEIAPKCQSRRIIIAREISKIYEEYIRGLGEEILNHLAEKNIKGELTVIIEGKGVNEKNVNEMNDEEIKEYLKKLIDQGFTKKDAVKSVVEVSGASKRKIYDVALKI
- a CDS encoding ATP-binding protein, producing MQFEDFVGQKDIISVLKKKLAEDRIGHAILFCGPNGQGKRTLALLFAKAILCLEQEGSKKDGFCGECISCKKVDKFIHPDLLFIAPQGKSIKIEQVRELKKELLFKPGEGDKKIFIMEDVHAMSNEAANSMLNILEEPPEYVVSVLLTSNLSMLLPTILSRCEIYKFSPVPPKDMYEYFKGNINYNVNHIENDINKAVALSGGRLAKAKMFLENDLYKNQEREIIEAFETFLDKKNRLALFEWAEKLAEKTDEELDMFFEIFTLF
- a CDS encoding AbrB/MazE/SpoVT family DNA-binding domain-containing protein, which produces MSKFIKEGGVVLKSTGLVRKVDELGRVVIPIELRRNLGIEEKDALEIYVNGEQIILQKYEPACIFCGNADSVTNYKNKIVCKECIDNLNSAS
- a CDS encoding PSP1 domain-containing protein, whose protein sequence is MNDRYLVVGVRFKRAGKIYYFSPEDIEEELKSGNYVIVETSRGLEFGEIVIPPRELPEEELVFPLKKVIRKATPEDEAQMQENKRKEDEAFDTCLEKIEEHKLDMKLVDVEYNFDNSKVIFYFTADGRIDFRELVKDLASIFKTRIELRQIGVRDEAKILGGLGPCGRPLCCASFLGEFEPVSIKMAKEQNLSLNPAKISGICGRLMCCLKYESETYEMAKEDFPGEGAKVSTMDGQGEVVGVNIIKGTVHVEMNDTHKLNEYELDDLEIIEDAPKEQIDDEDLEKDIIEDDDLT
- a CDS encoding Mur ligase family protein → MSYKNSLAKTPTSITSLLKTLGPDIDEIGDLDKEVTITGITNDSRKVKNGDLFVAYKGINEDGHKYINQAIENGAKAIITEKQKNELKDSQVPYLKVKDGRKALAKASAALYEYPSNKMFVTGITGTNGKTSSTFLIDYLLNCDNKSSGLLGTVYNKFKDKKVNSSLTTPTAPELQESLYNMYKDNIDYVTMEVSSHSLKEKRVNEIDFDIAGITNFSVDHLDYHPNYRDYFLSKANLFKLLKPDSYAIFNVDDPIVLEFCNRTRANIITYSLDYDHSMIKISNLKLLNQKSEFDLQINEEIPTLNNEIISPGKTPISIPLPGKHNVYNAALAIICSALLGVKLEDIANYLPEFKGLFRRFQVVHKNNFTVIDDFAHNPASIKAVINTVKQLPFNSLILVFGVRGGRGVKINLQNAKTLSQELKDIPLKELIITKYKDLEEQQNSISKAEFDTFYNSLNRTNDTNLNINVKEELKPALKKAVRLANKNDIILLIGGHGMDSAQTILKEII
- a CDS encoding TatD family hydrolase — its product is MTYLIDTHAHLDDNRLSKNVDSLISEAKKKGVNRIINIGISIESSKKTIELAKKYDDIYAAVGIHPHDAKNAPEGYIDSLEKMSQEEKVVAIGEMGLDYFKNISPKDTQIKVFKEQLSLAKELNMPVVIHDRDAHQDMINILKDFNGIKGVFHCFSGDWSVASELLKMGYYVSFTGTITFKKAEKLREVVRRAPMDRIMVETDCPYLAPEPFRGKLNQPAYARLVGEAVAEEKDLHLDKVAEITTQNAINFFDGLS
- a CDS encoding septal ring lytic transglycosylase RlpA family protein; translation: MIKNHISFNLALVLLFMILFGSLGFVVAAEMTYDKLEVDVYINGFKEEKIHVSNDLTKKEILEEADIIIEREDRVVKEHDEEEGYAKITVDQFRQETIESIEPLPYEVEKKETSELKKGEEKVVEKGRDGYLIEKVELSYLGEKLTDKEILDTKEVAPDPKIIKVGTTEEPETEIIEQGTASWYGSKFHGRRTSSGETYNMNDLTAAHPELAFGSEVKVVSVATGKSVTVRINDRGPHIGGRIIDLSKRAAEEIGLRSRGLGEVKVKRINN
- the metG gene encoding methionine--tRNA ligase, translated to MTEKGTFYISTPIYYPSGKLHIGHSYTTVAADCMARFKRMMGYDVMFLTGTDEHGQKIERRAKDDGKEPQEFVDEIVDWIKDLWGVLDIEYDDFIRTTQERHKKIVQKIFQKFYEQGDVYKDKYEGWYCTPCESFWLERQLETGNVCPDCSRPVEWVKEESYFFKMSKYADRLLEHIEKNPDFIQPPERKNEMVNNFLKPGLQDLCVSRTTFKWGIPVPMDPDHVIYVWLDALTNYITALGYLSEDDSRFEKYWPCNVHLVGKEIVRFHTIYWPIFLMAFGLPLPKQVFGHGWLLLEDGKISKSKGNVIDPKVLSEKYGSDAVRFYLLREIPFGSDGVFTPESLIERMNYDLANDLGNLLNRTVAMVDKYFDGEIPEPDKSAEEVDEDLRSLAIKTPEEMVGYMNDLKFSDALEHLWKLIRRTNKYIDETRPWILGKECKDDENKKNRLGTVLYNLSESLRIISIMLWPFMPKTPGEIWEQLGIEDENILKFDSVKEWGHLKPGQKVKKDKPLFPRLEIEEELEKLSEKEDQSEKTNKDAKTEGPSHADYALKDETVKIDDFAKLDIRVAEIINAEPVKGADKLLKLEVDLGFEKRQVVAGIAKKYSPQDIVGKKTLMIVNLKPTKIKGVKSEGMILAASDIKGDKDEVVLTSLDDVDITKGSKVE